In Zerene cesonia ecotype Mississippi chromosome 20, Zerene_cesonia_1.1, whole genome shotgun sequence, the genomic stretch cagtagttccagagattaacgtgtacaaacaaacagacacaagTTTTGTTTCGGATTCGTGCTTAAACAGACAGATTTAATAGATGGGGaatccattatttttttatatcttcaatttacaaataaatttttttaaagtaagttTTGTGTAATATTGTCCATAGACAATGAGCGGAGAGGCAATATCATATGACGACGTGAGCTATGTGGATGTAAACGCGCTGCCTTTGAAGCCGCCGCAGCCGTTCGTCCCGCCAGACAAGGCCGTGCGTCGGGCGTGGCACCCAGTCATGTGGGATGACAGCAACCAAGAAGACCAATCGGTCAAGGAAGACGaggtatattttaagttacttTTACCAGATGAACAAAAATTAGTTGTTTTTTCAAGTTATTCGCAATACCATTCCAGTCAAGAAAaa encodes the following:
- the LOC119834780 gene encoding uncharacterized protein LOC119834780, with product MSGEAISYDDVSYVDVNALPLKPPQPFVPPDKAVRRAWHPVMWDDSNQEDQSVKEDEEEQKSKEYPHKKQIRNIKRLVAEGKLKPTPETLIFFLCNKFAISEERQAKMNSG